A region of the Candidatus Kryptonium sp. genome:
TTGAATGTATCCATATGGGATTTCATATGTGGCGACTGTATCTTTCACCGAAAGCGGAAAAGCAACTTTAAACATTATATTTTTCTCCCACCAATCAACATCTACTCTAAAATCAATTCGTTCAATCTTATCATAGAGAATTACATATTGTGTAAAGAAGCTTGTGGGGAATGTTTCAGTTGGTGGATATGATCTTGTATCGGGTTTTCGGAAATCTCTATTAATTTTTAAAACAGAACGAACAGGTCCAGATTCAACAACCTCACAACCTCTAAAAGCTGAATGAAATTCAATGCCTGTCAATCCCACATTCCAAGCATCCCAAGCCGACGGTTTATCCTCAAGAAGTTGAAGTTTATTGCCAGGAGCAGTCAAAATTTGTTTGTCATATCTTTTATCAAAAATCCCACTTATCCAGCCGTTCGTTGTGTCAATTTCAACTTTGAAAAACCTGTTTTCAATCGTTGATTTTGTAATTTTAAGTTCGGTTTCAAATTTTGTAGGCTTTTGCTTTTTGAGTATATAGGTTTTGTAACCTATCGGTGGCACATTTTCAGCGATGAAGATAATTTTTCGTCTGCCTTCTTCAATTATGTTTTGAGATGCGATCTCTTTGCCAGACATATCAAAGATTGTGTATTCATTTTCATCAAAAGGTTTCATCTCAAGTTTAACGATATCAGTTCTCTCCCACGAGCTTGGGTTGAAGATTATTATCGGTTCTCCATCTTTGATTTCATTTGTGTTTATATTTTGAGCAACTTTTTCAAGCGAGCTTCTAATCTGGAAGTTAGTAAAGTTTTCAACCTCTTCGTAATCTTTTTTCGCATCAAAATAAACTTCCCTTATGCTTGAACCTGGAAGTATATCATGGAATTGGTTGAAGATAAACTTAAGCCAGTATTTTTCAAATAATTGGTTGTCATAGTTGAAATCAAAAAGCGTCGCAATGGCTGAAAATTTCTCAGCGTTTGAAAGAGCAGTTTCAAGTTTTCGGTTGTATTTTTTTACATCTGAATGTGTTGTGTATGTTCCTTGATGATATTCAAGATAAAGCTCATCTCTCCATACAGGTAAGTTTTTGAGGTCTTTTATTTGCAGTGTTTTAAAGTAATCAGAGACAGTGGAAAATTTTATCTCAGGGAAAATGTAAAGTTTTTTAAGTTCTTCAATTCTCTTTAACATCTCCTCCGTTGGACCACCTCCGTGGTCTCCAACGCCGAAAAGAATCAACAGTTCTCTAAATCCAGTGTTTGCTTCAAATTGCCTAAGCCAGTCAATAAGACGAAACGGATTTTCAATTGTGTTGACATAGCTAAATGGAAAATATGTTAGGACTCTTGAACCATCTGGGCTTTCCCACCAGAATAATCTATATGGGAAGACATTTCTCTCGTTCCAGTTAAGTTTCTGTGTTACGAATGCGGTTATATCAGCTTTTGCAAAGAAAGTTGGAAGCGTCCAAGTATAGCCAAAAGAATCGGGAATCCAACCAATCTCTGGTTTTACGCCAAGAACTTTTTGAAAATATCGTTGTGAATATAATAAATTGTGCATCCAGGATTCGCCCCCAGGAAGGTTGCAATCTGGCTCAATCCAGGTTCCACCGACAACTTCCCACTTACCAAGCTTTATTTGATTTTTTATTTCAGAAAAAAGATCAGGGTAAAGAGTTCGCATCCATTCATAATAAACAGCGGAACTTTGGGTATAAGTCAGGTGAGGATATTTCCGCATAAGATTTATAACAGAGTTGAAGGTATTTTTGCAAACTTCAATTGTTTCTTTCACTCTCCAAAGCCATGCAGCATCAATGTGAGCGTTTGAGACGAAAATAAGCGTGAACCTTTTTGAAAACTCGCGGATAGGTGTGAGTTTCTTTTTTATTTTTTCAACCGAAAAAGCAAATTTCTCAAAATCTCCTTTTGAAAGCGAAGATAGATCAATTTCGGCAGAACTACTTTGTAATAAGTTATTTAGTTTAATTCTTTCCTCCCTTTTAATAGTTGATTTGTCAATTTTGGGATCGTGTCTTGTCATATCGTTTGTTTGATATGTGTCAAAGCTTAGGAGTTTTTGGGCAACTTTCAAACTTAAAGATAAATTTTTAATTTCGTTTACAATCTCTTTAACGCTTTCAATTTCAAATTCAGCTCTTAAAAGTCGTAGTGGTCCGCCCGTGTTAACTGCTTTAATTGCGAATGTGATCTCTTGCCCGGGTTTAATTTCACTTGTTAAGTCAAATTCACCATCCCATGGTATATATCCAACATATTTCTCATTAACCCAGAGATAGCCATAATCATCAACTGAAACCTTGAAAACTATTTTTCCACTTATTGCTTTACCGAGAAATTTTTCGGGGATCTTGAACTTTGACCTTATCCAACATGAATCAATATAAACCCTCTGCCCAAGTTTTAAGGTGTCCCATTTTGAGTCATCGTATTCTACCTTCGTTGGTTCATTTGTTTTCAAAGTAGAAAGACATT
Encoded here:
- a CDS encoding glycosyl hydrolase-related protein, with the protein product MLKKLTILFIILSTSIISQTKSKVDSVTSILDSLSTISIRTWKVSPDIKCLSTLKTNEPTKVEYDDSKWDTLKLGQRVYIDSCWIRSKFKIPEKFLGKAISGKIVFKVSVDDYGYLWVNEKYVGYIPWDGEFDLTSEIKPGQEITFAIKAVNTGGPLRLLRAEFEIESVKEIVNEIKNLSLSLKVAQKLLSFDTYQTNDMTRHDPKIDKSTIKREERIKLNNLLQSSSAEIDLSSLSKGDFEKFAFSVEKIKKKLTPIREFSKRFTLIFVSNAHIDAAWLWRVKETIEVCKNTFNSVINLMRKYPHLTYTQSSAVYYEWMRTLYPDLFSEIKNQIKLGKWEVVGGTWIEPDCNLPGGESWMHNLLYSQRYFQKVLGVKPEIGWIPDSFGYTWTLPTFFAKADITAFVTQKLNWNERNVFPYRLFWWESPDGSRVLTYFPFSYVNTIENPFRLIDWLRQFEANTGFRELLILFGVGDHGGGPTEEMLKRIEELKKLYIFPEIKFSTVSDYFKTLQIKDLKNLPVWRDELYLEYHQGTYTTHSDVKKYNRKLETALSNAEKFSAIATLFDFNYDNQLFEKYWLKFIFNQFHDILPGSSIREVYFDAKKDYEEVENFTNFQIRSSLEKVAQNINTNEIKDGEPIIIFNPSSWERTDIVKLEMKPFDENEYTIFDMSGKEIASQNIIEEGRRKIIFIAENVPPIGYKTYILKKQKPTKFETELKITKSTIENRFFKVEIDTTNGWISGIFDKRYDKQILTAPGNKLQLLEDKPSAWDAWNVGLTGIEFHSAFRGCEVVESGPVRSVLKINRDFRKPDTRSYPPTETFPTSFFTQYVILYDKIERIDFRVDVDWWEKNIMFKVAFPLSVKDTVATYEIPYGYIQRSTQMRNSWDSAKVEVPALRWADISEKNYGVSLINGSKYGYDCKGSVMRLSLLRSPNWPDPTADRGFHTIEYALYPHKGTWKEAKTTNIAYDFNNPLIPILTDKHSGSLPVLNYSFVKLAPENLILTVLKKSEDANAWTLQFYESQGKDTEGEIVLPFVPSKVFISNFIEEDKSELKFSKEKITLKVKPHSIVTLKIYR